Proteins encoded by one window of Lathyrus oleraceus cultivar Zhongwan6 chromosome 1, CAAS_Psat_ZW6_1.0, whole genome shotgun sequence:
- the LOC127095386 gene encoding uncharacterized mitochondrial protein AtMg00810-like has protein sequence MVSGRQFTIEGEPMKDATLFRQAMGALQYLTNTRPDIAFSVNKLSQYMSSPTMEYWQGIKRIFRYIQGTIDHCLHIKPSTNLDITGFSDANWATSIDDRKSIAGHCVFLGETLVSWSSRKQKVVSRSSTESEYRALADLATEITWTCSLMQELKFP, from the coding sequence ATGGTAAGTGGTAGACAATTTACCATTGAGGGGGAACCAATGAAAGATGCAACTCTATTCAGACAAGCCATGGGAGCACTGCAGTACTTAACCAACACAAGACCTGACATAGCCTTCTCTGTCAACAAATTGAGTCAGTACATGAGTTCTCCTACAATGGAATATTGGCAAGGTATAAAAAGAATATTCAGATATATTCAAGGCACCATTGATCACTGTCTACATATTAAACCATCAACTAATCTAGACATCACAGGGTTTTCAGATGCAAATTGGGCAACAAGCATAGATGATAGAAAATCAATTGCAGGGCACTGTGTTTTTCTTGGTGAAACTCTAGTATCTTGGTCTTCAAGGAAGCAAAAGGTAGTGTCAAGATCATCAACTGAGTCAGAATATAGAGCATTGGCAGACTTGGCAACTGAAATTACGTGGACATGCTCACTAATGCAAGAGTTAAAATTTCCCTAA